In Necator americanus strain Aroian chromosome IV, whole genome shotgun sequence, the following proteins share a genomic window:
- a CDS encoding hypothetical protein (NECATOR_CHRIV.G17102.T1): MDTLFCWFAPIIIVVLSSFSEQIVSFNESVREDRGGWAELCSSTTPSGKIREITAGDNINPAINSEKVVGLRRHACSNRLVAIQISTVQSV, translated from the exons ATGGACACGCTTTTCTGCTGGTTTGCTCCCATAATTATTGTTGTGTTATCTTCTTTCTCAGAGCAGATCGTCTCGTTCAACGAGTCC GTGAGAg AAGACCGAggaggttgggcagagctatgttcaagtaCGACTCCCTCGGGAAAGATCCGGGAAATCACGGCAGGCGATAATATCAACCCGGCTATCAACTCAG AGAAGGTTGTGGGACTACGAAGGCATGCTTGTTCAAACCGTCTGGTTGCGATCCAAATCTCGACTGTACAATCGGTTTGA
- a CDS encoding hypothetical protein (NECATOR_CHRIV.G17101.T1) encodes MMSSAIYNICTILTISLMVTNSEVLMNREGCGTTKACLFKPSGCDPNLDCTIGLIFFVVGPNKLRVEMVATSLIPAVQQQYIAIAFSHDPQMGEDFVTECVMSDMGQFAGWEPEIFVSFNHGKSNDRVYLNDDEHRTLISNVSSQVVDGRLVCQFTQQIIPQIDRKNGLVWSLDKSFYIMGATGSAQPDEVNAHDMNRGSHFYPIVSSAKINPSQLSVIKYDMPLNTNVITKVSAPAATKSGPTVATTSSPTGASEMENSSSSLVFAIIPLLVCLRLLY; translated from the exons ATGATGTCATCAGCAATTTACAACATCTGTACGATCTTGACGATCTCATTAATGGTCACCAATTCAGAAGTATTGATGAACAG AGAAGGTTGTGGGACTACGAAGGCATGCTTGTTCAAACCGTCTGGTTGCGATCCAAATCTCGACTGTACAATCGGTTTGATCTTCTTCGTGGTGGGACCAAACAAACTACGAGTGGAAATGGTTGCTACCTCACTGATACCGGCTGTTCAACAGCAATACATAGCGATTGCGTTCTCGCATGATCCACAAATG GGAGAGGACTTTGTCACTGAATGTGTTATGAGTGACATGGGTCAGTTCGCTGGCTGGGAACCGGAGATTTTCGTCTCATTCAATCATGGAAAATCCAATGACCGCGTTTATTTGAATGAT GATGAACATCGTACATTGATCTCAAATGTCTCCTCTCAAGTGGTTGACGGTCGCCTCGTGTGTCAGTTCACACAGCAGATCATACCGCAAATCGATAGAAAAAACGGGCTCGTATGGAGTCTCGATAAGAGTTTTTACATCATGGGTGCCACTGGATCTGCTCAGCCAGATG AAGTCAACGCCCATGATATGAACCGTGGATCACACTTTTATCCGATTGTGTCCTCTGCAAAGATCAATCCGTCTCAGCTTAGTGTGATTAAG tacgaTATGCCATTGAACACGAACGTTATAACAAAAGTGAGCGCTCCGGCTGCTACGAAATCTGGACCCACCGTCGCAACTACTTCGTCTCCAACGGGAGCATCAGAAATGGAGAACTCATCTTCCTCTCTAGTTTTTGCCATAATACCTCTCTTAGTTTGTCTTCGACTCCTGTATTGA
- a CDS encoding hypothetical protein (NECATOR_CHRIV.G17102.T2), which translates to MDTLFCWFAPIIIVVLSSFSEQIVSFNESVREDRGGWAELCSSTTPSGKIREITAGDNINPAINSGIGNVLLQAVIGTEVGD; encoded by the exons ATGGACACGCTTTTCTGCTGGTTTGCTCCCATAATTATTGTTGTGTTATCTTCTTTCTCAGAGCAGATCGTCTCGTTCAACGAGTCC GTGAGAg AAGACCGAggaggttgggcagagctatgttcaagtaCGACTCCCTCGGGAAAGATCCGGGAAATCACGGCAGGCGATAATATCAACCCGGCTATCAACTCAG GAATCGGCAATGTTCTCCTTCAAGCTGTGATTGGCACGGAAGTTGGCGATTAA